From a region of the Aeoliella mucimassa genome:
- a CDS encoding DUF1501 domain-containing protein: MPFHTPTGMTRRHFMTHLAGASALALPALSLTRSVYAAADTMRRNHKSAILLWMGGGPPTIDIWDLKPGAPTGGPSRPIATKGNALINDRMPLLAEHMDKLSVIRSMSTREADHERGRYYMHTGYVPNPNVQHPSYGSVVAHEMESQLSDMEIPLFVSVGGGSEGPGFLGMAYAPFQVDSNGRVRNLNMGIEEQRLAQRFALLETIEGRFINQRRGMAAIDHAKVLGKTNSLLTSEQMKAFDVGKESDETKELYGDSGFGRGCMLARRLVEHGVPFVEVNLGGWDLHQNCFTTLDNKLPEMDKGMSGLMQDLSQRGLLEDTVVIWMGEFGRTPRINATAGRDHYARAWSAVVGGGPINGGLTVGETSADGSRVESQPFSSEDLMATVCHALGISLQTTFTSNNGRPMKIANGGSVITELFG, encoded by the coding sequence ATTCCTTTCCACACGCCGACCGGAATGACTCGCCGTCACTTCATGACTCACCTGGCAGGGGCCAGCGCGCTGGCATTGCCGGCGTTGTCGCTCACCCGTTCGGTGTACGCGGCGGCCGACACCATGCGGCGGAATCATAAGAGCGCGATCCTGCTCTGGATGGGGGGTGGACCGCCGACGATCGACATCTGGGACCTGAAGCCGGGCGCGCCGACGGGTGGTCCCTCGCGGCCGATCGCCACCAAAGGCAATGCGCTGATCAACGATCGCATGCCGCTGTTGGCCGAGCACATGGACAAGCTGTCGGTCATCCGCTCGATGAGCACCCGCGAAGCGGACCACGAGCGAGGACGCTACTACATGCACACCGGCTACGTGCCGAATCCCAACGTGCAGCACCCGAGCTACGGTTCGGTCGTGGCCCACGAGATGGAGAGCCAATTGTCGGACATGGAAATCCCGCTGTTCGTCTCCGTCGGCGGCGGCAGCGAAGGCCCAGGCTTCCTCGGCATGGCCTACGCGCCGTTCCAGGTCGACTCGAATGGCCGCGTCCGCAATCTGAACATGGGCATCGAAGAGCAGCGTCTGGCCCAGCGGTTTGCGTTGCTCGAAACCATCGAAGGACGCTTTATCAATCAGCGTCGCGGGATGGCGGCGATCGACCACGCGAAGGTGCTTGGCAAAACCAACTCGTTGCTTACCAGCGAGCAGATGAAAGCGTTCGACGTCGGTAAAGAGTCGGACGAAACCAAAGAGTTGTATGGCGATAGCGGGTTTGGCCGCGGGTGCATGCTCGCCCGGCGGTTGGTGGAGCATGGGGTGCCGTTTGTCGAGGTGAACCTCGGCGGCTGGGACCTGCACCAAAACTGCTTTACCACGCTCGACAACAAGCTGCCTGAAATGGATAAAGGCATGAGCGGCTTGATGCAGGACCTGTCGCAACGCGGGCTGCTGGAAGACACCGTGGTGATCTGGATGGGCGAGTTCGGCCGCACGCCGCGCATCAATGCCACGGCCGGTCGCGATCACTACGCCAGGGCGTGGAGCGCCGTTGTCGGGGGCGGCCCCATCAACGGCGGGCTAACGGTCGGCGAAACCAGCGCCGACGGCAGCCGAGTCGAAAGCCAACCCTTCAGCAGCGAAGACCTGATGGCAACCGTGTGCCACGCCCTCGGCATCTCGCTGCAAACGACGTTCACCTCGAACAACGGCCGCCCGATGAAAATCGCCAACGGCGGCTCGGTGATTACGGAGTTGTTTGGTTAA
- a CDS encoding transposase has translation MGAGFAKQAERSKYSIWACAILPEHTHLVLARHRYQVEQMVNLLKGAASRELCNRGLHPYQNYVQSGGRPPRMWGEHAWKTYLDSEESVENAIRYVEENPLKEGKPLQGWSFVTPFAGIDKGGWQTYH, from the coding sequence GTGGGTGCTGGGTTTGCCAAGCAGGCCGAGCGAAGCAAGTACTCGATCTGGGCTTGCGCCATTCTCCCCGAGCATACGCATCTTGTGTTAGCACGCCATCGATACCAAGTGGAACAGATGGTCAACCTGCTGAAAGGGGCAGCGAGCCGCGAGTTGTGTAACCGAGGACTGCATCCTTATCAAAACTATGTACAGTCAGGTGGTAGACCGCCTCGCATGTGGGGAGAACATGCGTGGAAGACTTACCTGGATTCTGAAGAGTCGGTTGAGAACGCCATTCGATACGTGGAAGAGAACCCCTTGAAAGAAGGCAAGCCACTGCAAGGGTGGTCGTTTGTTACTCCATTCGCTGGAATCGACAAAGGTGGCTGGCAAACCTACCATTAA
- a CDS encoding DUF1697 domain-containing protein, giving the protein MATTKYLALLRGINVGGKNVIAKDDLRRCFEDLGCETVSTYIQSGNILFRSSTSSVRQLTDDVQAALSERFAYDAQAVVLPYRKYQAAVAAAPDGWGDDPAQKHNALFTMRGTTPQKVVAALADPKPGIETITLAPGVIFWSVVKAAQTKATYARITGTKPYQQVTIRNSNTTRKLLELLDAM; this is encoded by the coding sequence ATGGCTACTACCAAATACCTCGCCCTGCTCCGCGGTATCAACGTTGGTGGGAAGAACGTGATCGCTAAGGACGACCTGCGGCGGTGCTTCGAGGACCTCGGGTGCGAGACCGTCAGCACGTACATCCAGAGTGGGAACATCCTGTTTCGCTCGTCGACCAGCAGTGTTCGCCAGTTGACCGACGACGTGCAGGCCGCGCTCAGCGAGCGGTTTGCCTACGACGCCCAAGCGGTGGTGCTGCCCTATCGCAAGTACCAAGCGGCCGTTGCCGCCGCGCCCGACGGGTGGGGCGATGATCCCGCGCAAAAGCACAACGCGCTGTTCACCATGCGAGGGACGACTCCCCAGAAGGTGGTCGCCGCGCTGGCCGACCCGAAGCCCGGCATCGAAACCATCACCCTCGCACCCGGCGTGATCTTCTGGTCGGTCGTGAAGGCCGCGCAAACTAAAGCCACCTACGCCCGCATCACCGGCACCAAGCCGTACCAGCAGGTGACCATCCGCAACAGCAACACGACGCGCAAACTATTGGAGTTGCTCGACGCGATGTAG
- the thrS gene encoding threonine--tRNA ligase — protein MLTVVLPDGSQKKFDSPVTCYDVAADIGTGLAKSAIAAEVDGRPADLRYQLPESGEVNLRILTKRDPEALGILRHSTAHVMAQAVMRLFDGVQLAFGPTTATGFYYDISAPQPIKEEDFPKIEAEMKKIVKENQKFERLEQPRDEALQLCSELDQKFKVEHIKTGLGEESHVSFYRQGEFIDLCRGVHIPSTGHIGKAFKLLSIAGAYWKGDANREQLQRLYGTVFFDKQELQDHLHRLEEARKRDHRVLGKQHELFHIDSTVGSGLILWLPKGATVRGLLEEFLRTELRNRGYEAVYTPHVGRVELYETSGHFPYYKESQFAPLCEHDAGGLVEYWMDQLKEGNLDREGEAKLLDAARLMGFDAEIDADSPAEERLAALNTWAHQHERYLLKPMNCPHHIMIYKSKPRSYRDLPVRLAEFGTVYRYEQSGELSGMTRVRGFTQDDAHIFCTEDQVADEVRGCIEFTLKVLKSLGMENYRARLGFRDPDSTKYVGSPEQWDRAEKAIEQVAREMNLPGCVPEAGEAAFYGPKIDFVVTDCIGREWQLGTVQLDYNLPSEQRFALEYTGADNTQHRPVMIHRAPLGSMERFIGVLIEHFAGAFPLWLAPEQVRVLTVSDKSEEYGRQVEKQLTAAGLRASGDYRGAKLGAKIREAQLELVPYMFVVGEKDRDNGTVTVRDRIDGDLGAMTVEDALAKLQEEITSRQVRQVAEQTVGAEISDKGVGNEY, from the coding sequence ATGCTTACCGTAGTGTTACCCGATGGGTCCCAGAAGAAGTTCGATTCTCCGGTCACTTGTTACGATGTCGCGGCCGACATCGGTACCGGCCTAGCCAAGAGCGCGATCGCCGCAGAAGTCGACGGCCGACCAGCCGACCTCCGCTACCAGCTCCCCGAATCGGGGGAGGTGAACCTGCGGATTCTCACCAAGCGCGATCCCGAAGCCCTCGGCATCCTGCGGCATTCCACCGCCCACGTGATGGCCCAGGCCGTGATGCGGCTATTCGACGGCGTGCAGCTCGCCTTCGGCCCGACCACCGCGACTGGCTTCTACTACGACATCTCTGCCCCGCAGCCGATCAAGGAAGAGGACTTCCCCAAGATCGAAGCCGAGATGAAGAAGATCGTCAAAGAGAACCAGAAGTTCGAGCGGCTCGAACAGCCTCGCGACGAAGCCCTGCAGCTCTGCAGCGAGCTCGATCAGAAGTTCAAGGTCGAGCACATTAAAACCGGTCTCGGCGAAGAGTCGCACGTGTCGTTCTACCGCCAGGGTGAGTTCATTGACCTCTGCCGCGGGGTGCACATCCCCAGCACTGGCCACATCGGCAAAGCCTTCAAGCTGCTCTCGATCGCCGGCGCCTACTGGAAAGGCGACGCGAATCGCGAACAACTGCAGCGTCTGTACGGCACCGTGTTCTTCGACAAGCAAGAACTACAGGATCACCTGCATCGGCTGGAAGAAGCCCGCAAGCGCGACCATCGCGTGCTCGGCAAGCAGCATGAGCTGTTCCACATCGATTCCACCGTTGGCTCGGGCTTGATCCTCTGGCTGCCGAAGGGGGCGACCGTCCGCGGGCTGCTCGAAGAGTTCCTGCGCACCGAGCTACGGAACCGCGGATACGAAGCCGTTTACACCCCGCATGTCGGTCGGGTAGAGCTGTACGAAACCAGCGGCCACTTTCCGTATTACAAAGAGTCGCAGTTCGCGCCGCTCTGCGAACACGACGCGGGTGGGCTCGTCGAGTACTGGATGGATCAATTGAAAGAGGGCAACCTCGATCGTGAAGGAGAGGCCAAGCTGCTCGACGCCGCGCGGCTGATGGGCTTCGACGCCGAGATCGATGCCGACTCCCCGGCCGAGGAGCGACTCGCCGCGCTCAACACCTGGGCGCATCAGCACGAGCGGTACTTGCTGAAGCCGATGAACTGCCCGCACCACATCATGATCTACAAGTCGAAGCCACGGAGCTACCGCGACCTGCCGGTCCGCCTGGCCGAGTTTGGCACCGTGTATCGCTACGAACAGTCGGGCGAGCTGTCGGGCATGACCCGCGTGCGGGGCTTTACCCAGGACGATGCCCACATCTTCTGCACCGAAGATCAGGTGGCCGACGAAGTACGCGGCTGCATCGAGTTCACCCTGAAGGTGCTCAAGTCGCTCGGCATGGAGAACTACCGCGCGCGGCTCGGCTTCCGCGATCCCGATAGCACCAAGTACGTCGGCAGCCCCGAGCAGTGGGACCGCGCCGAGAAGGCCATCGAGCAGGTCGCCCGCGAAATGAACCTGCCTGGCTGCGTGCCGGAAGCCGGCGAGGCGGCGTTCTACGGGCCGAAGATCGACTTCGTGGTGACCGACTGCATCGGCCGCGAATGGCAGCTCGGCACCGTGCAGCTCGACTACAACCTGCCGAGCGAGCAACGGTTCGCCCTGGAATACACCGGAGCCGACAACACCCAGCACCGCCCGGTGATGATTCACCGCGCGCCGCTCGGCAGCATGGAGCGGTTCATTGGCGTGTTGATCGAACACTTCGCCGGGGCGTTTCCGCTGTGGCTCGCCCCCGAGCAGGTCCGCGTGCTGACCGTGAGCGACAAGAGCGAAGAGTACGGCCGCCAGGTCGAAAAGCAGCTGACCGCCGCGGGGCTGCGGGCCTCTGGCGACTACCGTGGGGCGAAGCTCGGCGCGAAGATCCGCGAAGCCCAGCTGGAGTTGGTGCCTTACATGTTCGTGGTCGGCGAAAAAGACCGCGACAACGGCACCGTGACCGTGCGCGACCGCATCGACGGCGACCTCGGCGCGATGACCGTCGAAGACGCCCTGGCCAAGCTGCAAGAAGAAATCACCAGCCGCCAGGTCCGCCAAGTGGCCGAACAAACCGTCGGCGCCGAGATCAGCGATAAGGGCGTGGGGAACGAGTACTAG